In Cyanobacteriota bacterium, one DNA window encodes the following:
- a CDS encoding response regulator transcription factor, with protein sequence MLSLEAARPQTQLKLERVLIVEDEELIRETIALALGEEGYEVLVAEDGRTALELIQKTCQADESEPFRLDLVILDLMLPSINGLDLCRLIRHEGIQVPILMLSAKGSETDRVVGLEVGADDYLTKPFGMRELIARCRVLMRRHSNLQVTPQDHTLRFHDITLYPQECRVLLRGKEVNLSPKEFRILELFMSHPRRVWSREQLIERVWGPDFMGDSKTVDVHIRWLREKLELDPSRPEYLMTVRGFGYRFG encoded by the coding sequence ATGCTATCCCTAGAGGCAGCTCGACCCCAAACTCAATTGAAACTGGAGCGAGTTCTCATTGTTGAGGATGAAGAGTTGATTCGTGAGACGATCGCCCTAGCCCTAGGTGAAGAAGGCTATGAAGTTTTGGTAGCTGAGGATGGACGAACTGCCTTAGAGCTAATTCAAAAAACCTGCCAAGCTGATGAGTCTGAGCCGTTTCGACTAGATTTAGTGATTCTTGACCTCATGCTCCCTAGCATTAATGGCTTAGATTTATGTCGCCTCATTCGGCATGAAGGGATTCAAGTACCCATTTTGATGCTGAGTGCTAAGGGCAGTGAAACCGATCGCGTTGTGGGCTTAGAAGTAGGTGCAGATGACTATTTGACGAAGCCCTTTGGAATGAGAGAACTGATTGCTCGATGTCGAGTGTTGATGCGCCGCCATAGCAACCTACAAGTCACGCCTCAAGATCATACTCTGCGGTTCCATGATATCACTCTGTATCCCCAAGAATGCCGCGTGCTGCTGCGGGGAAAAGAGGTTAATCTGTCTCCCAAGGAGTTTCGTATTTTAGAACTATTCATGAGTCATCCCCGGCGTGTTTGGTCACGGGAACAGTTGATTGAGCGCGTCTGGGGGCCGGACTTTATGGGCGATAGCAAGACCGTGGATGTTCATATCCGTTGGCTACGCGAAAAGCTAGAGCTTGATCCTAGCCGTCCGGAATATCTCATGACTGTACGCGGGTTTGGTTATCGGTTTGGCTAA
- a CDS encoding 3-deoxy-7-phosphoheptulonate synthase: MYKTFDLHVVETRPLISPAMLHSELPITDGAAALVTETRDRIRNILRHEDLRLLVVVGPCSIHDVNAAYEYGQQLMALRRELADDLEIVMRVYFEKPRTSVGWKGLINDPHLDGSYDINTGLRLARKLLLDLANLGLPAATELLDPIIPQYIADVISWTAIGARTTESQTHRQMASGLSMPIGFKNGTDGSLQAASNAMLAASQPHHFLGINYQGLASIVTTTGNPDGHLVLRGGKKGPNYDAEHVNQAAADLALKGLNSRVMVDCSHDNAGKDHTKQAIALNSVADQVAAGSPNVLGVMLESHLVAGKQSIPADLSQLVYGQSITDACIDMSTTAALLRSLAQAVRSSRREQIPAI, translated from the coding sequence ATGTATAAGACGTTTGACTTGCATGTTGTAGAAACTCGCCCGTTAATTAGCCCGGCGATGTTGCATAGTGAGTTACCCATTACTGATGGGGCGGCAGCACTGGTGACAGAGACCCGCGATCGCATTCGCAATATCCTGCGTCATGAAGATTTGCGCCTGTTGGTCGTGGTTGGCCCTTGCTCTATCCATGACGTTAATGCTGCCTATGAGTATGGCCAGCAGTTGATGGCTCTACGACGAGAATTGGCAGATGACTTAGAAATTGTGATGCGTGTCTATTTTGAAAAACCCCGCACCTCTGTAGGTTGGAAAGGGTTAATCAATGATCCTCATCTAGATGGCAGCTATGACATCAACACAGGGTTACGCTTGGCACGGAAACTATTGCTAGATCTGGCTAACCTGGGCTTGCCCGCAGCAACGGAATTACTAGACCCCATCATTCCGCAATACATTGCTGATGTCATCTCGTGGACAGCGATCGGTGCCCGCACTACTGAAAGCCAGACTCACCGTCAGATGGCCTCTGGGTTATCGATGCCGATCGGGTTCAAAAATGGCACCGATGGTAGCCTGCAAGCCGCTAGTAATGCCATGTTAGCAGCCAGCCAACCCCATCATTTTCTGGGGATTAACTATCAGGGGTTAGCAAGCATTGTCACGACTACAGGCAATCCTGATGGACATTTGGTGTTGCGAGGGGGTAAAAAAGGCCCAAACTACGATGCTGAGCATGTGAATCAAGCGGCAGCCGACTTGGCTCTCAAGGGGCTGAACTCACGAGTTATGGTGGATTGCAGCCACGACAATGCCGGTAAAGATCACACTAAACAGGCGATCGCCCTGAACAGTGTAGCCGATCAGGTCGCCGCAGGGTCACCCAATGTATTGGGAGTGATGCTAGAGAGTCACTTGGTAGCAGGCAAACAGTCCATTCCCGCAGACCTCAGTCAACTAGTCTATGGTCAGAGTATTACGGATGCCTGCATTGACATGTCAACTACGGCTGCCCTGCTGCGATCGCTAGCCCAAGCTGTTCGCAGTAGTCGCCGTGAACAGATACCTGCAATCTAG